In Rhipicephalus microplus isolate Deutch F79 chromosome 9, USDA_Rmic, whole genome shotgun sequence, one genomic interval encodes:
- the LOC142772059 gene encoding uncharacterized protein LOC142772059 isoform X1 yields the protein MEHLYKNRKDTFSLTMQAYVTAGTVIVQRMWRGSMHGTLIWKDCDLLGSFERTKLPNGWLQGRSISIRQDTGINNNVPAVTRGLVLHGHVQCIKNRAQKTNKYKGTASDCSPAQSLQQQKEHIVMSGAAAA from the exons atggagcacctgtacaaaaataggaaggacacgttctccctaactatgcaagcctatgtcactgctggcaCTGTTATcgttcagcggatgtggcgtggaagcatgcatggcaccctcatctggaaggactgcgatctgcttgggagcttcgagcgcacaaaactgcctaacggctggctgcaag gacgcagcatatccatccggcaagacactggtatcaacaataatg ttccagcagtaacaaggggtttggtgctccacggtcatgtacagtgtatcaagaacagagcacagaagaccaacaagtataaagggactgccagtgactgttctcctgctcaaagtttacaacagcagaaagagcacattgtgatgtcaggagcagctgctgcttaa
- the LOC142772059 gene encoding uncharacterized protein LOC142772059 isoform X2, translated as MEHLYKNRKDTFSLTMQAYVTAGTVIVQRMWRGSMHGTLIWKDCDLLGSFERTKLPNGWLQGRSISIRQDTGINNNAVTRGLVLHGHVQCIKNRAQKTNKYKGTASDCSPAQSLQQQKEHIVMSGAAAA; from the exons atggagcacctgtacaaaaataggaaggacacgttctccctaactatgcaagcctatgtcactgctggcaCTGTTATcgttcagcggatgtggcgtggaagcatgcatggcaccctcatctggaaggactgcgatctgcttgggagcttcgagcgcacaaaactgcctaacggctggctgcaag gacgcagcatatccatccggcaagacactggtatcaacaataatg cagtaacaaggggtttggtgctccacggtcatgtacagtgtatcaagaacagagcacagaagaccaacaagtataaagggactgccagtgactgttctcctgctcaaagtttacaacagcagaaagagcacattgtgatgtcaggagcagctgctgcttaa